Proteins from a single region of Pseudomonas phenolilytica:
- a CDS encoding Rsd/AlgQ family anti-sigma factor, whose product MLESCRNAQERWGGVHLLIDRWLQERHALVDAFDGLHVESDSATRQALQRFCQLLVDYVSAGHFEIYEQLLAEAKAFGDARGIELAKQIYPRIEVITQVSLAFNDRCEKGDCLGSPGLGDELRQLGQLLHERFELEDCLIEVLHTAHKQVAVTA is encoded by the coding sequence ATGCTCGAGAGCTGTCGGAACGCCCAGGAACGCTGGGGTGGTGTGCATCTGCTGATCGACCGCTGGCTGCAGGAGCGTCATGCGCTGGTCGACGCATTCGACGGGCTGCATGTGGAAAGCGATTCCGCGACACGCCAGGCCCTGCAGAGATTCTGCCAACTGCTGGTTGACTACGTGTCCGCCGGGCACTTCGAGATATACGAACAGCTGCTTGCCGAGGCCAAGGCCTTCGGCGACGCGCGCGGCATCGAATTGGCCAAGCAGATCTACCCGCGCATCGAAGTCATCACCCAGGTGTCGCTCGCCTTCAACGATCGCTGCGAAAAGGGTGACTGCCTCGGCAGTCCTGGATTGGGTGACGAACTCCGACAGCTGGGCCAGCTGTTGCATGAGCGCTTCGAGCTGGAAGACTGCCTGATCGAAGTGCTGCACACCGCGCACAAGCAGGTTGCCGTCACGGCCTGA
- a CDS encoding AlgP family protein, producing the protein MPAKKKSINTPLHLLEQLANTLVDHLDKACQLALQDAESTLGKLEKQRGKTQERLAKARTRLDEAGRAGRAKAQGKARARIDELEELMALLQARQSEMLGYIAELKRDIAQSLHLAQGVRQVGDSAAQALQTRSSSAETASKSASAPKPAARSSRASATTPKPATAGARTAKAPASKPAAKVEPQAATPAAKPARSRPAASKPVATPKPAAKKPVARKPAKSSGATTQAPRSAS; encoded by the coding sequence ATGCCCGCAAAGAAGAAGTCGATTAACACCCCGCTGCATCTGCTTGAGCAATTGGCGAACACCCTCGTCGACCACTTGGACAAGGCCTGCCAGCTGGCACTGCAGGATGCCGAAAGTACGCTGGGCAAGCTGGAGAAGCAGCGCGGCAAGACCCAGGAACGGTTGGCGAAGGCCCGTACGCGACTGGATGAAGCCGGTCGCGCTGGTCGCGCCAAAGCCCAGGGTAAGGCGCGCGCGCGCATCGACGAGCTGGAGGAGCTGATGGCGTTGCTGCAAGCGCGCCAGAGCGAGATGCTCGGTTACATTGCCGAACTCAAGCGCGACATCGCTCAGAGCCTGCATCTGGCGCAGGGCGTGCGTCAGGTGGGTGATTCCGCCGCGCAGGCGTTGCAGACGCGCAGTTCATCTGCGGAGACGGCATCGAAGAGCGCCAGTGCGCCCAAGCCGGCAGCTCGCAGCAGTCGTGCCTCGGCTACCACCCCCAAGCCGGCCACCGCCGGGGCGCGTACGGCGAAGGCGCCGGCGAGCAAGCCTGCCGCCAAGGTCGAGCCGCAAGCGGCTACGCCGGCGGCCAAACCCGCGCGCAGCAGACCGGCCGCGAGCAAGCCGGTTGCCACGCCGAAGCCGGCTGCCAAGAAGCCGGTGGCGCGCAAACCGGCCAAGTCCAGCGGCGCCACCACTCAGGCGCCGCGCAGCGCCAGCTGA
- a CDS encoding LysE family transporter: MTLETWLAFFVACWVISLSPGAGAIASMSCGLQYGFWRGYWNAIGLQLALVLQIAIVAAGVGAVLATSELAFGLIKWFGVGYLLWLAFKQWQAQPEALDDSAAPRPIGRPLSLVLRGFLVNASNPKAIVFILAVLPQFLDPQRPLVLQYTEMAATMVAVDLIVMAGYTGLAARVLRLLRTPHQQRLVNRSFAVMFAGAAALLATVRRAAT; the protein is encoded by the coding sequence ATGACGCTTGAAACCTGGCTTGCCTTCTTCGTCGCCTGCTGGGTGATCAGCCTGTCGCCTGGTGCGGGGGCGATCGCCTCGATGTCCTGCGGGCTGCAGTACGGCTTCTGGCGCGGCTACTGGAATGCCATCGGCCTGCAGCTGGCGCTGGTCCTGCAGATCGCCATCGTCGCCGCCGGTGTCGGCGCGGTGCTGGCGACCTCGGAACTGGCGTTCGGCCTGATCAAGTGGTTTGGCGTCGGCTACCTGCTGTGGCTGGCATTCAAGCAATGGCAGGCGCAACCCGAAGCGCTGGACGATTCCGCTGCGCCGCGGCCGATCGGGCGGCCGCTAAGCCTGGTGCTGCGCGGCTTCCTGGTGAATGCCAGTAATCCCAAGGCAATCGTGTTCATTCTCGCCGTACTGCCGCAGTTCCTCGATCCGCAGCGACCGCTGGTGCTGCAGTACACGGAAATGGCCGCGACGATGGTGGCGGTCGATCTCATTGTCATGGCCGGTTATACCGGGCTGGCTGCCCGGGTGCTGCGCCTGCTGCGTACGCCGCACCAACAGCGGCTGGTCAATCGCAGCTTTGCCGTCATGTTTGCCGGTGCGGCCGCGTTGCTGGCGACCGTCAGGCGCGCCGCCACGTGA
- a CDS encoding ATP-binding cassette domain-containing protein, which produces MIRLQNLTLQRGPQRLLEGVELTLHPGQKTGLVGANGAGKSTLFALLRGELVPDGGDCQLPPDWRIAHMRQEIETLDRLAVDYVLDGDVELRRIQRDLAVAEQAHDGNALARLHTELDNADGYSADARARKLLAGLGFSHAQMALPVGSFSGGWRMRLNLAQALMCPSELLLLDEPTNHLDLDAILWLEDWLKNYPGTLLLISHDRDFLDAVVDHVIHLEQRTLTLYRGGYSAFERTRAERLAQQQQAYEKQQAQRAHMESFIRRFKAKATKARQAQSRIKALERLEELAPAHVDSPFDFSFREADKVSSPLLDLAEGRLGYGDKTVLDKVKLQLVPGARIGLLGPNGAGKSTLIKTLANELSPIAGRLQRGENLVIGYFAQHQLDALDPKASPLLHLQRIAPGEREQTLRDFLGGFDFRGERCDEPVLNFSGGEKARLALALIAWGKPNLLLLDEPTNHLDLEMRLALTLALQEFEGAVLVVSHDRHLLKSTTDEFLLVADGQVQSFDGDLEDYARWLVDYRARQQPTTVNDGAPDKTDRRAQRQAAAALRQQLAPHKRHADKLEKDLGGVHEKLAELEDRLGDPALYEAARKDELRELLARQAELKVREGELEEAWLEALETLERLQAQLEASA; this is translated from the coding sequence ATGATCCGACTTCAGAACCTCACTCTACAGCGCGGCCCCCAGCGTCTGCTGGAAGGCGTCGAGCTGACCCTGCATCCTGGCCAGAAGACCGGTCTGGTGGGCGCCAACGGTGCCGGCAAATCCACCCTGTTCGCGTTGCTGCGCGGCGAGCTGGTGCCGGACGGCGGCGACTGCCAGCTGCCGCCGGACTGGCGCATCGCCCATATGCGTCAGGAAATCGAGACGCTCGATCGGCTGGCGGTGGATTATGTGCTCGATGGCGACGTCGAGTTGCGGCGCATCCAGCGTGATCTGGCCGTGGCCGAGCAGGCGCACGACGGCAACGCGCTGGCGCGCCTGCACACCGAGCTGGACAACGCCGACGGCTACAGCGCCGATGCGCGCGCGCGCAAGCTGCTCGCCGGACTGGGCTTTTCCCACGCGCAGATGGCCCTGCCGGTCGGCAGCTTCTCCGGTGGCTGGCGCATGCGCCTGAACCTGGCGCAGGCGCTGATGTGTCCGTCCGAGCTGCTGCTGCTGGACGAACCGACCAACCACCTCGATCTCGATGCGATCCTCTGGCTGGAGGACTGGCTGAAGAACTATCCGGGCACGCTGCTGCTGATTTCCCACGACCGCGATTTCCTCGATGCGGTGGTCGATCACGTCATTCATCTCGAACAGCGTACGCTGACGCTCTATCGCGGCGGCTACTCGGCCTTCGAGCGCACCCGTGCCGAGCGCCTGGCGCAACAGCAGCAGGCGTACGAGAAACAGCAGGCGCAGCGCGCGCACATGGAGAGCTTCATCCGTCGCTTCAAGGCAAAGGCGACCAAGGCACGTCAGGCGCAGAGCCGGATCAAGGCGCTGGAGCGCCTCGAGGAGTTGGCGCCGGCCCATGTCGATTCGCCGTTCGATTTCAGCTTTCGCGAGGCCGACAAGGTGTCAAGCCCGCTGCTCGATCTGGCTGAAGGCCGGCTCGGCTACGGCGACAAGACCGTGCTGGACAAGGTCAAGCTGCAGCTGGTGCCCGGTGCACGGATCGGCCTGCTGGGACCGAACGGTGCGGGCAAGTCGACGCTGATCAAGACCCTGGCCAACGAGCTCAGCCCGATCGCCGGCCGCCTGCAGCGCGGCGAGAATCTGGTGATCGGCTATTTCGCCCAGCATCAGCTGGATGCGCTCGACCCCAAGGCCAGCCCGCTGTTGCATCTGCAGCGCATCGCACCCGGCGAGCGCGAGCAGACCCTGCGCGACTTCCTCGGTGGATTCGATTTTCGTGGCGAGCGCTGTGATGAGCCGGTGCTGAATTTTTCCGGCGGCGAGAAGGCACGACTGGCGCTGGCACTGATCGCCTGGGGCAAGCCGAACCTGCTGCTGCTCGACGAACCGACCAACCATCTCGATCTGGAAATGCGCCTGGCGCTGACCCTGGCTCTGCAGGAGTTCGAAGGCGCGGTGCTGGTGGTTTCCCACGACCGCCATCTGCTCAAGAGCACCACCGACGAGTTTCTGCTGGTGGCTGACGGTCAGGTACAGTCCTTCGATGGCGATCTGGAGGATTACGCACGCTGGCTGGTGGATTACCGCGCGCGCCAGCAGCCCACGACGGTCAACGACGGCGCGCCGGATAAGACCGACCGCCGCGCCCAGCGCCAGGCCGCCGCTGCGCTGCGCCAGCAGCTGGCACCGCACAAGCGGCACGCCGACAAGCTGGAGAAGGACCTTGGCGGCGTGCACGAGAAGCTGGCCGAGCTGGAAGATCGACTCGGCGACCCGGCGCTCTACGAGGCGGCGCGCAAGGACGAGCTGCGCGAGCTGCTGGCGCGTCAGGCTGAGCTGAAGGTGCGCGAAGGCGAACTGGAGGAGGCCTGGCTGGAAGCGCTGGAAACCCTCGAGCGCCTGCAGGCGCAGCTGGAGGCAAGCGCATGA
- a CDS encoding mechanosensitive ion channel family protein: MNERLLTLFGPWREPLLLGLQVLLILLVAYVLQRLVARGLTRLGSRYPLPPELLLPVRGGIRWFIMGGALIMVLERLGVSATVLWTAISGFVAVAAVAFFAIWSVLSNLLCAVLILTVGPFRLGDVVEIVEAFDKPIVKGRVIDINLLYTTLEESAESVTGAIVQVPNSLFFQKAVRRWRGSELQFTPQPPNEK; encoded by the coding sequence ATGAACGAGCGCCTGCTGACCCTCTTCGGCCCGTGGCGCGAACCGCTGCTGCTTGGCCTGCAGGTGCTGTTGATCCTGCTGGTGGCCTACGTGCTGCAGCGCCTGGTGGCGCGCGGTCTGACCCGCCTGGGCAGTCGCTATCCGCTACCGCCGGAGTTGCTGCTGCCGGTGCGTGGCGGCATCCGCTGGTTCATCATGGGTGGTGCGCTGATCATGGTTCTGGAGCGCCTCGGCGTATCCGCTACCGTACTGTGGACGGCGATTTCCGGCTTCGTCGCGGTGGCGGCCGTGGCCTTCTTCGCGATCTGGAGCGTGCTGTCCAACCTGCTCTGCGCGGTGCTGATTCTTACCGTCGGGCCGTTTCGGCTTGGTGATGTGGTGGAGATCGTCGAGGCGTTCGACAAGCCCATCGTCAAAGGCCGCGTGATCGATATCAATCTGCTCTACACCACCCTCGAGGAGAGCGCCGAAAGTGTAACCGGTGCCATCGTTCAGGTGCCCAACAGCTTGTTTTTCCAGAAAGCCGTGCGCCGCTGGCGCGGCAGCGAACTGCAGTTCACCCCACAACCCCCCAACGAGAAGTAA
- a CDS encoding TerC family protein has product MEWLSNPEIWVAFLTLTALEIVLGIDNIIFISILVSRLPKAQQPKARFFGLALAMGTRILLLLSIAWVMRLTDDLFTVWEQGVSGRDLILFFGGLFLLFKSTMEIWHSVEGEEEEQHGAGGAVKAGFLGIILQIAVIDIVFSLDSVITAVGLVQNVPVMVAAIVIAVLVMMMSAGTISDFIEKHPTLKILALSFLIVVGTLLIAEAFGVHVPKGYVYFAMAFSLGVEALNIRMRKAMGRKLKEPVKLGKDVPD; this is encoded by the coding sequence ATGGAATGGCTGAGCAACCCGGAAATCTGGGTCGCATTTCTAACCCTGACCGCCCTGGAAATCGTCCTCGGCATCGACAACATCATCTTTATCTCGATCCTCGTCAGCCGGCTGCCCAAGGCGCAGCAACCGAAGGCGCGCTTCTTCGGTCTGGCGCTGGCGATGGGTACGCGGATCTTGCTGCTATTGTCGATTGCGTGGGTCATGCGCCTGACCGACGACCTGTTCACCGTCTGGGAGCAGGGCGTCTCCGGACGCGACCTGATCCTGTTCTTCGGCGGTCTGTTCCTGTTGTTCAAGAGCACCATGGAAATCTGGCACAGCGTCGAAGGTGAGGAAGAAGAACAGCACGGTGCCGGCGGCGCGGTGAAGGCCGGCTTCCTTGGCATCATCCTGCAGATTGCGGTGATCGATATCGTCTTCTCGCTGGACTCGGTGATCACTGCGGTGGGCCTGGTGCAGAACGTGCCGGTGATGGTCGCGGCCATCGTCATCGCGGTGCTGGTCATGATGATGTCGGCAGGCACCATCAGCGATTTCATCGAGAAGCACCCGACCCTGAAGATCCTGGCGCTGTCGTTCCTCATCGTGGTCGGCACCCTGCTGATTGCCGAAGCCTTCGGTGTGCATGTACCCAAGGGCTATGTCTACTTTGCGATGGCCTTCTCGCTGGGCGTCGAAGCGCTGAACATCCGTATGCGCAAGGCGATGGGACGCAAGCTCAAGGAGCCGGTGAAGCTGGGCAAGGACGTGCCGGACTGA
- a CDS encoding TIGR02444 family protein — MPTADLWSFALACYARPGVESACLELQAQGADVCLLLCGAWLEVRGSASDPVRLGQLMAIATPLQQHLHSLRQLRQQWRAAAQQDAALNRLREQLKSLELQGERVLLERLEHCCDTWPTSAEQAHWLEALLPVNSESSRAALAVLRDAARRTQLALRGA; from the coding sequence ATGCCTACCGCCGATCTCTGGTCTTTCGCTCTCGCCTGCTATGCCCGACCCGGCGTGGAGTCCGCCTGTCTGGAACTGCAAGCGCAAGGTGCCGACGTCTGCCTGCTGTTGTGTGGCGCCTGGCTGGAGGTGCGCGGCAGCGCATCCGATCCAGTGCGCCTGGGACAACTCATGGCAATCGCCACACCCTTGCAGCAACATCTCCACTCTCTGCGCCAGCTGCGTCAGCAATGGCGCGCGGCCGCGCAGCAGGATGCGGCGCTGAATCGGCTACGCGAACAGCTCAAATCGTTGGAACTGCAAGGAGAACGCGTCCTGCTGGAACGCCTGGAACATTGCTGTGACACCTGGCCGACGAGCGCTGAGCAGGCGCATTGGCTGGAAGCGCTGCTGCCCGTGAACAGCGAAAGCAGTCGCGCAGCCTTGGCGGTGCTGCGCGACGCGGCGCGGCGGACTCAGCTGGCGCTGCGCGGCGCCTGA